The Anoplopoma fimbria isolate UVic2021 breed Golden Eagle Sablefish chromosome 5, Afim_UVic_2022, whole genome shotgun sequence genome contains a region encoding:
- the LOC129091250 gene encoding DDB1- and CUL4-associated factor 7-like gives MSLHGKRKEIYKYEAPWTVYAMNWSVRPDKRFRLALGSFVEEYNNKVQIVGLEEENSEFVCRNTFDHPYPTTKVMWIPDSKGAYPDLLATSGDYLRIWRVGETETRLECLLNNNKNSDFCAPLTSFDWNEVDPNLLGTSSIDTTCTIWGLETGQVLGRVNLVSGHVKTQLIAHDKEVYDISFSRAGGGRDMFASVGADGSVRMFDLRHLEHSTIIYEDPQHHPLLRLCWNKQDPNYLVTMAMDSMEVVILDVRVPCTPVARLNNHRACVNGIAWAPHSSCHICTAAEDHQALIWDIQQMPRAIEDPILAYTAEGEINNVQWATTQPDWIAICYNNCLEILRV, from the exons aTGTCGCTACATGGTAAACGTAAGGAGATCTACAAGTACGAGGCTCCGTGGACGGTGTACGCCATGAACTGGAGCGTAAGGCCGGATAAGAGGTTCCGGCTGGCGTTGGGCAGCTTCGTGGAGGAgtacaacaacaag gTCCAGATAGTtggactggaggaggagaactcAGAGTTTGTGTGTCGAAACACTTTCGACCACCCGTACCCCACCACCAAGGTCATGTGGATTCCAGACAGCAAGGGGGCGTACCCTGACCTGCTGGCCACCAGCGGAGACTACCTGAGAATCTGGAGG GTGGGCGAAACAGAGACCCGACTGGAGTGCCTGCTCAACAATAACAAGAACTCAGACTTTTGTGCACCTCTCACATCCTTTGACTGGAACGAGGTGGACCCAAACTTGTTAG GTACTTCCAGTATTGACACTACCTGTACGATCTGGGGGTTGGAGACTGGACAGGTGCTGGGAAGGGTCAACTTAGTGTCAGGTCATGTCAAGACTCAGCTCATTGCCCATGACAAAGAG GTGTATGACATCTCTTTCAGCCGAGCGGGTGGTGGCAGGGATATGTTTGCATCAGTGGGAGCAGACGGCTCAGTTCGCATGTTTGACCTCCGTCACCTTGAACATAGCACCATCATCTATGAAGACCCACAGCACCACCCACTGCTCCGGCTCTGCTGGAACAAGCAGGACCCCAACTACCTGGTCACCATGGCGATGGACAGCATGGAG GTGGTGATCTTAGATGTGCGTGTGCCCTGTACTCCGGTGGCTAGACTCAACAACCACAGGGCCTGTGTCAATGGAATCGCCTGGGCTCCGCACTCCTCCTGTCACATCTGTACAGCAG CTGAGGACCACCAGGCTCTAATCTGGGACATCCAGCAGATGCCGCGGGCCATTGAGGACCCTATACTGGCCTACACAGCTGAGGGAGAGATCAATAATGTCCAGTGGGCCACCACTCAACCCGACTGGATTGCTATCTGCTACAACAACTGCCTGGAAATCCTCAGAGTCTGA
- the LOC129091825 gene encoding P2Y purinoceptor 3-like, with amino-acid sequence MFLHVHPRSQNLTFNFSEPSGEMLGHCGDMMAGIIAWASLSALFSLVGCPACVAVLWQLYRRHKAGTPVTPNDVFMLNLTIMDLVFLLFVPFGVCNFIMWHMTTVQLLSNFLYALNLAGRPLLTACICLDCYLAVVHPVTYHARKSLTPRFLMAAAVWTVTVAQGIASTVVEELSHSAWAMFVYVIALPIIVICDVSILRTLKKSFHAGGDLHPRKKKALQIITNSMVMTVTSYVPPVVAYILGDLIISDDKVYECFLAIPILINPTAGSVIMPLLYLENLGNLKGPCCLV; translated from the coding sequence ATGTTTCTCCATGTGCATCCTCGCTCTCAGAATCTAACCTTCAACTTCAGCGAGCCTTCGGGGGAAATGTTAGGACACTGTGGAGACATGATGGCAGGTATTATAGCCTGGGCTTCTCTCAGtgctctcttctctctggtTGGATGTCCTGCATGTGTTGCTGTTCTCTGGCAACTGTACCGAAGACACAAAGCAGGAACCCCTGTCACCCCCAACGACGTCTTCATGCTCAACCTCACCATCATGGACTTGGTCTTCTTGCTTTTTGTCCCATTCGGGGTGTGTAACTTCATCATGTGGCACATGACGACCGTTCAGCTGTTGAGCAATTTTCTGTATGCCTTGAACCTGGCTGGACGACCTCTCTTAACAGCGTGTATCTGTCTGGACTGCTACCTGGCTGTGGTCCATCCTGTCACCTACCACGCAAGGAAGAGTCTGACTCCCAGGTTCCTCATGGCTGCCGCCGTGTGGACCGTGACAGTGGCTCAAGGAATCGCGTCCACAGTTGTCGAGGAGCTGAGCCACAGCGCCTGGGCCATGTTCGTGTACGTCATAGCGCTTCCAATCATTGTCATATGTGATGTCTCCATCCTCAGGACGCTGAAGAAGTCCTTCCATGCAGGGGGAGACCTCCACCCCAGGAAGAAGAAGGCTCTCCAGATCATCACCAACAGCATGGTCATGACCGTCACCTCGTATGTCCCTCCGGTAGTGGCTTACATCCTGGGCGATCTGATTATCAGTGATGACAAAGTGTATGAATGCTTTTTAGCGATACCTATCCTGATAAACCCGACCGCAGGGAGTGTGATCATGCCTTTGCTCTATTTGGAGAATCTGGGGAATTTGAAGGGACCCTGCTGTTTGGTGTAA